The following coding sequences are from one Formosa haliotis window:
- a CDS encoding molybdenum cofactor guanylyltransferase, which produces MQTKKHISIYILCGGKSSRMQTEKGLVVFNEKPFIEWILDAVKPISNQIFLITENTDYSIYNYPLIADIHKNKGPVGGIHTALKHTSTQQNLILSCDIPMISTHILTRYLINSKVINSDIAFVSDSTRDYPLIGMYSTNNLPKFENAINRNHLKLMSLIQDSTFHRIQVASKDFKALYNINTKDELQTLIQSES; this is translated from the coding sequence CAGAATGCAAACAGAAAAGGGTTTGGTCGTGTTTAATGAAAAGCCTTTTATAGAATGGATTTTAGATGCAGTAAAACCCATTTCGAATCAGATATTTTTAATTACTGAAAACACAGATTATAGCATTTATAACTATCCGTTAATTGCAGATATACATAAAAATAAGGGGCCTGTTGGAGGTATACACACCGCACTAAAACATACTAGTACGCAGCAAAATTTAATTTTAAGTTGCGATATCCCTATGATTTCTACCCATATTTTAACACGCTATTTAATCAATTCAAAAGTGATAAATTCAGACATCGCCTTTGTTTCCGATAGCACACGAGATTACCCATTAATTGGTATGTATAGCACAAACAATCTACCCAAGTTTGAAAATGCTATTAATCGAAATCATTTAAAATTAATGAGTTTAATACAAGACTCTACTTTTCATCGCATACAAGTGGCTTCGAAAGATTTTAAAGCCCTTTATAATATAAACACCAAAGACGAATTGCAAACCTTAATACAAAGTGAATCATGA
- the cobA gene encoding uroporphyrinogen-III C-methyltransferase: MKKTEMQPKVTLVGAGPGDPDLLTLKAVKALKKAKAVLYDALVNEEILDHAPNAVKLYIGKRKGNHSYTQDQINDLLVSYAKKYGKIVRLKGGDPFVFGRGKEETDYLEGFGIKTAIIPGITSAIAVPASVGIPVTKRRVSESFWVITGTTSSRTLSTDVKLAAQSTATVIILMGMSKLSEIADIYKANNREDMPVAIIQNGTKKEAQQAIGTMSTIVDLVAEKQLSSPAIIIIGEVVNGHKSLLTYFNEQFMEDDFIYQNLDIEPITA, translated from the coding sequence ATGAAAAAAACAGAAATGCAACCCAAAGTTACACTTGTTGGCGCTGGTCCTGGAGATCCTGATTTGCTAACTTTAAAAGCCGTGAAAGCGCTAAAAAAAGCTAAAGCCGTATTATACGATGCTTTAGTGAATGAAGAGATTTTAGACCATGCACCCAATGCTGTAAAATTATATATTGGAAAACGCAAAGGCAACCACAGTTATACCCAAGATCAGATTAACGATTTGTTGGTGAGTTATGCTAAAAAATATGGTAAAATAGTAAGACTAAAAGGCGGTGATCCTTTTGTATTTGGTCGCGGAAAGGAAGAAACCGATTATTTAGAAGGTTTCGGAATTAAAACTGCCATTATACCAGGTATTACTTCTGCGATTGCCGTACCTGCATCTGTAGGGATACCAGTTACAAAACGCCGTGTGTCAGAAAGTTTTTGGGTCATTACCGGTACAACTTCTAGTCGTACATTGTCGACCGATGTAAAGTTAGCAGCACAATCTACCGCTACAGTCATCATTTTAATGGGGATGTCTAAACTGTCGGAAATCGCAGACATTTACAAAGCCAACAATCGTGAAGATATGCCTGTAGCAATCATTCAAAACGGTACAAAAAAAGAAGCTCAACAAGCTATTGGAACCATGAGTACTATAGTGGATTTAGTGGCCGAAAAACAATTATCATCGCCTGCTATTATCATTATTGGCGAGGTTGTAAACGGGCATAAAAGTTTGCTTACTTATTTTAACGAACAGTTTATGGAAGACGATTTTATATATCAGAATTTAGACATAGAACCTATAACCGCATAA
- a CDS encoding precorrin-2 dehydrogenase/sirohydrochlorin ferrochelatase family protein codes for MERNELYPIFLKVNQLDVLIIGGGNVGLEKLGFLLKSSPNANVEVISKDFIPELKTLAAQHPHVKLTQKAYEVSDLEKRHMVIGCTDDLEVNLQINQDAKAKHLIVNIADTPDQCDFYLGGIVTKGHVKIAISTNGKSPTTAKRLRQFLEEVIPDNITDFVSNLNAYRKTLKGDFQYKVDELNKITEGLVSKKNKYDNNKIFWSAYRTHPLQ; via the coding sequence ATGGAACGAAACGAATTATATCCTATATTTTTAAAAGTAAACCAACTCGATGTGCTTATAATTGGCGGTGGAAATGTAGGTTTAGAAAAACTTGGCTTTTTATTAAAATCGAGTCCGAATGCGAATGTAGAAGTCATTTCTAAAGATTTTATACCTGAATTAAAAACACTTGCAGCACAGCACCCGCATGTTAAATTAACTCAAAAAGCCTATGAGGTTTCAGATTTAGAAAAACGCCATATGGTTATTGGGTGTACCGATGATTTAGAAGTAAATTTACAAATTAACCAAGATGCAAAAGCAAAGCATCTTATTGTAAATATTGCAGACACGCCAGACCAATGCGATTTTTATTTAGGTGGTATAGTTACTAAAGGCCATGTAAAAATTGCTATTTCAACAAACGGAAAATCACCTACAACAGCCAAACGTTTACGACAGTTTTTAGAGGAGGTCATCCCCGATAATATTACCGATTTTGTATCGAATTTAAATGCCTATAGAAAAACTTTAAAAGGTGATTTTCAATATAAAGTAGACGAATTAAACAAAATAACCGAAGGTTTAGTTTCTAAAAAGAATAAGTATGATAACAATAAAATATTTTGGTCAGCTTACCGAACACACCCATTGCAGTGA
- a CDS encoding MoaD/ThiS family protein, whose amino-acid sequence MITIKYFGQLTEHTHCSEEQIVFKPVKLSELVHDINTKYNFNPKSFHVALNQKLIQESEDVTLQLQDEIAFLPPFAGG is encoded by the coding sequence ATGATAACAATAAAATATTTTGGTCAGCTTACCGAACACACCCATTGCAGTGAAGAACAAATTGTTTTTAAACCGGTAAAATTATCTGAACTGGTGCACGATATAAACACCAAATACAATTTTAATCCGAAGTCATTTCACGTGGCTTTAAACCAGAAATTAATTCAAGAATCTGAAGATGTTACGCTTCAACTTCAAGACGAAATCGCATTTTTACCACCTTTTGCAGGCGGATAA
- a CDS encoding molybdenum cofactor biosynthesis protein MoaE, with protein sequence MKKNNVFIDGPISPEYIANSIAKHQSKHSIGGHNIFLGQVRADDIEDRTVAAIDFTAYEDMALEQIAEIREKAFKTFDLTCLHIHHSLGKIKAGEICFFVFVSAKHSKEVYDATEYLVNIVKKKVPIFGKEIFEDDTHQWKTNTL encoded by the coding sequence ATGAAAAAGAATAATGTATTTATCGATGGCCCTATTTCACCTGAATATATTGCTAATTCTATAGCAAAACACCAAAGCAAACACAGTATTGGTGGTCATAATATTTTTTTAGGTCAGGTTCGTGCAGACGATATTGAAGACCGAACTGTTGCCGCAATAGACTTTACAGCTTACGAAGATATGGCTTTAGAGCAAATTGCCGAAATCCGTGAAAAAGCATTTAAAACCTTCGATTTAACCTGCCTTCATATTCACCATAGCTTAGGAAAAATTAAGGCTGGAGAGATTTGTTTTTTTGTTTTTGTATCGGCTAAACACAGCAAAGAAGTATACGATGCAACAGAATATTTAGTAAACATAGTAAAAAAGAAAGTGCCCATTTTTGGTAAAGAAATCTTTGAAGACGACACCCACCAATGGAAAACAAATACCTTATAA